From Candidatus Polarisedimenticolia bacterium:
CCGCGCCTTCGAGAAGGCCACCGGCGTCCAACTGCTGATGGACGAGTCTCCCGACATGCTGGTCCTTTCCTGTTTCAACCCGATCAAGCGCGAGATCGCGCGCGTCTCGCTGGAGCGCCTCCTCAAAGACGGCAACATCCACCCGCGGCGCATCGACGAGGTCGTGGAGAAATCGCGGCGCAAGGTCGAGGAGTCGATCCTGCGGGCCGGGGACGAGACGGTGAAGAACCTCGGGATCAAGGGGATGCATCCCGAGATGGTCAAGACCCTGGGACGCCTCAAGTACCGCACCTCTTACGGGCAGAACGTGCTGGAGCATTCGGTAGAGGTCGCCCAGCTGACGGCCATGATGGCGACCGAGCTGGGGCTCGATTCCAACCTGGCGCTGCGCGCCGGGCTGCTGCACGATATCGGCAAGGCAATCGACTTCGAGACCGAGGGGACCCATCCGGAGATCGGAGCCGAAGTCGGGACCAAATACGGCGAGCACGAGGTGGTCATCAACGCCATCGCTTCGCACCACGACGACATCGAGGTGATCTCGCCCATCTCCGTCCTGGTCGCGGCGGCCGATGCCATCTCCGGGTCGCGCCCCGGGGCCCGGCGCAAGACGCTGGTCGATTACGCCAAGCGGATCGAGAAGCTGGAGGGAATCGCCAACAGCTTCGAAGGGGTCGAGCAGTCCTATGCCATCCAGGCGGGGCGGGAGATCCGGGTCATCGCCGTGCCGGAGAAGATCGACGACGCGCAGGTGTCGCTGCTGGCCAACGACCTGGCCCAGCGCATCCAGAAGGAGATGGAGTATCCCGGCCGCATCAAGGTGACCGTGATCCGGGAAATGCGGGCCACTGAAGTGGCGCGCTGAGGGAAGGCGTGGCGGAGGAGGCCGATCTCCATCTCCATTCCCGCCACTCCGACGGGACCGACGAGCCGGCGGCGCTCCTCGAGCAGGCGGCCGCGGCCGGGCTTCAGGCGGTCAGCCTGACGGACCACGACACCCTGGAAGGGCTGCCCGAGGCGCTCGCCGCGGGGGAGCGGCTGGGAGTCCGGGTGCTCAACGGGGTGGAGATCAGCGCCGAGTTTCTCGGTCACGAGATCCACCTCCTCGCCTACGCATTCGATCTCTCCTCGCCCGTATTGCGGGAATCCCTGGCAACCTATCGCAGCGAGCGTGAGACGCGCGCCGGCCGGATCGTGGAAAGGCTGAACCGGATGGGGGTCGCCATCACCATGGAGCAGGTGCGCGAATCGGCCCGCGGGGCCTCGCTGGGACGACCTCACCTGGCGGAAGCTTTGGTGCTGTCCGGAACCGTCCGCACCGCGCAGGATGCTTTCGATCGGTATCTCAATCCCGGACGTCCCGCCTTCGTGCCGCGCGCCCGCTTCACTCTCGATTCGGCCCGAGCGGCGGTATCGGCCGCGGGGGGCGTCCTGATCCTGGCCCATCCCCATCTGAACCTCTCTTCTGGTAACATTCGCTCTCTCGTGGAGACCGGCATCGACGGGCTGGAAGTCCTGCACCCGCGCCTCAAGCCGGCTCAATCGCGCGAGCTGGCCGAGCTCGCGGCTCGTAAAGGCATCCTGGCGACCGGGGGATCCGATTGCCACGGGGAGCGCCGCGGGACCTATAAGGTCGGAACCGTCCGGATCCCGGCGCAAACCGTGGACCGGATCTTCGAGAAAAGCGCGGAAATCCGGCGGCATGCCGCGACGGGTGGGGAGGCGGGAAGGGCATGATCGATCGGAAAAGGCTGGAGCGCGCCGGGCTCGGTGAGATTGCCCGCAAAGTGGAGCGGGGAGAGCGTCTCGACCGGGAGGAAGGCGTCCTGTTGTACGAGCACCCGGATCTGAACCTGGTCGGCTCTTTGGCCAACCAGGTGCGCGAGCGCATGAACGGCAACGTCGCCTACTACAACGTGAACCAGCACATCAATCCGACGAATGTGTGCGACAAGTTCTGCAAGTTCTGCGCCTTCTACCGGACCCCGAAGGACGCCGACGCCTACTCTTTGTCGTTCGAGCAGATCCAGGCGCGGGTCAGGGAGAAGCTGCACGAGCCGATCACCGAGATCCACATGGTGGGCGGCGTGAATCCGGAGCTGCCGCTGGAGTACTACCTCGACATGATCCGCGCGGTGCACGACGTGCGTCCCGAGGTGCACGTCAAGGCCCTCACGATGGTCGAGGTGGCCGATTTCGCGCAGCGCACCGGGCGCAGCGTGGAGTCGATCATTCTGGATTTGAAGGAGGCGGGAATCGGCTCGTTCCCCGGAGGGGGCGCCGAGGTGATGAGCGCGCGTCTGCACCGACTGCTGTTTCCGAAGAAGATTGACTTCAGGGGCTGGCTGGAATGCGCCAAGACGGCGCATCGCGCCGGGCTCAAGAGCAACGCCACCATGCTCTACGGCCACGTCGAGACGAGCGAAGAGAAGGTGGATCACCTGATCCTGCTGCGCGAGGCGCAGGACGAGACGGGCGGCTTCAATACCTTCATCCCCCTGGCCTTCCATCCCGAGAACACCAAGCTGGATCATCTGAAGAAGGCCACCGCCGTGGAGGACCTGCGCAACATCGCCGTTCCCCGGCTGATGCTG
This genomic window contains:
- the rny gene encoding ribonuclease Y translates to RAFEKATGVQLLMDESPDMLVLSCFNPIKREIARVSLERLLKDGNIHPRRIDEVVEKSRRKVEESILRAGDETVKNLGIKGMHPEMVKTLGRLKYRTSYGQNVLEHSVEVAQLTAMMATELGLDSNLALRAGLLHDIGKAIDFETEGTHPEIGAEVGTKYGEHEVVINAIASHHDDIEVISPISVLVAAADAISGSRPGARRKTLVDYAKRIEKLEGIANSFEGVEQSYAIQAGREIRVIAVPEKIDDAQVSLLANDLAQRIQKEMEYPGRIKVTVIREMRATEVAR
- a CDS encoding PHP domain-containing protein, translated to MAEEADLHLHSRHSDGTDEPAALLEQAAAAGLQAVSLTDHDTLEGLPEALAAGERLGVRVLNGVEISAEFLGHEIHLLAYAFDLSSPVLRESLATYRSERETRAGRIVERLNRMGVAITMEQVRESARGASLGRPHLAEALVLSGTVRTAQDAFDRYLNPGRPAFVPRARFTLDSARAAVSAAGGVLILAHPHLNLSSGNIRSLVETGIDGLEVLHPRLKPAQSRELAELAARKGILATGGSDCHGERRGTYKVGTVRIPAQTVDRIFEKSAEIRRHAATGGEAGRA
- the mqnE gene encoding aminofutalosine synthase MqnE; amino-acid sequence: MIDRKRLERAGLGEIARKVERGERLDREEGVLLYEHPDLNLVGSLANQVRERMNGNVAYYNVNQHINPTNVCDKFCKFCAFYRTPKDADAYSLSFEQIQARVREKLHEPITEIHMVGGVNPELPLEYYLDMIRAVHDVRPEVHVKALTMVEVADFAQRTGRSVESIILDLKEAGIGSFPGGGAEVMSARLHRLLFPKKIDFRGWLECAKTAHRAGLKSNATMLYGHVETSEEKVDHLILLREAQDETGGFNTFIPLAFHPENTKLDHLKKATAVEDLRNIAVPRLMLDNFPHIKAFWIMITPRVAQIALAYGADDIDGTVTTEEIVHSAGAETSQHLSRRDLVGLIREAGRDPVERDTLYRPIGTATVATGSGAPARA